A part of Oncorhynchus kisutch isolate 150728-3 linkage group LG2, Okis_V2, whole genome shotgun sequence genomic DNA contains:
- the LOC109908901 gene encoding bromodomain-containing protein 2 isoform X5: METAVNPPLDSSLGVVGLSGGGMEHHASGQGKRMRKPSLLYEGFESPQLPYAPPPPPVQPPVRDPGRQGCMTNQLQFLQKAMIKSLWRHHFAWPFHEPVDAFRLNLPDYHKIIKQPMDMGTIKKRLENNYYRSASECMQDFNTMFTNCYIYNKPTDDIVLMAQSLEKVFLQKVAQMPQVEIELPPPAPRGKPGKPGKGGRKSNASKAHQVPAVSQSAYSSSDTGDSDTPPLTMLPKSLPPTQLLSLPPTLPTAKKKGVKRKADTTTPSNMMTMPLAVGGGRIVGLGKGGHGQGLSHDPSTLSLTSLGDMDPPPSLVRGPMGPGGPVLLQPMMAGGGKTLARRGGSGRPIKPPKKDLPDSVQPKAPRRAKLSQQLRYCSSVLKDLLSKKHAAYAWPFYKPVDASALGLHDYHDIIKCPMDLSNIKRRMDSREYRDSQQFSADVRLMFSNCYKYNPPDHDVVGMARKLQDVFEFRFAKMPDEPLQQAPPKSRGMGGGMGTHAHGGGDSSSSSSSSSSSSSSESEPSSESESSSDSEEERAHRLAELQDQLRAVHEQLAALSQGPIVKNKKREKKDKKEKKKKKKKPEKRSRGRPSTAVGCEDWEMPTTKPVRTPKSKSSSRSSAPASSQGKRGPGKKKGSNFPLPRNTKKSQAATMPYYAPPAFSMLPHYDSEEEEETSPMSYDEKRQLSLDINKLPGEKLGRVVHIIQSREPSLRDTNPEEIEIDFETLKPSTLRELERYVMTCLRKKPRKPYVKKGGPGKSREELALEKKSELERRLQDVSGQLNSGKKPQKPKAEKLSGVEPHAQPSRLSGSSSSSDSSSSSSSSSSDTSESDSG; encoded by the exons ATGGAAACGGCCGTTAACCCGCCCCTTGACAG CTCTCTGGGAGTGGTGGGGCTGTCTGGCGGCGGGATGGAGCACCATGCCTCGGGCCAAGGCAAGCGCATGCGGAAGCCCTCGCTGCTGTATGAAGGCTTTGAGAGCCCCCAGCTGCCGTACGCGCCGCCTCCTCCCCCGGTCCAGCCCCCCGTCAGGGACCCAGGCCGGCAGGGCTGCATGACCAACCAGCTGCAGTTCCTCCAGAAGGCTATGATCAAGTCCCTGTGGAGGCACCATTTTGCCTGGCCATTCCATGAGCCAGTGGATGCCTTCAGACTCAACCTCCCA GATTATCACAAGATCATCAAGCAGCCCATGGACATGGGAACCATCAAGAAGCGGCTGGAGAACAACTACTATCGCAGCGCCAGTGAGTGCATGCAGGACTTCAACACCATGTTCACCAACTGCTACATCTACAACAAG ccCACAGATGACATAGTGCTGATGGCCCAGTCCCTGGAGAAGGTGTTCCTGCAGAAGGTGGCCCAGATGCCCCAGGTAGAGATTGAGCTGCCCCCTCCTGCCCCCAGGGGCAAACCGGGCAAGCCTGGCAAAGGAGGCCGCAAGTCCAACG CGTCAAAAGCTCACCAGGTCCCTGCGGTGTCCCAGTCAGCATACTCCTCCTCTGACACGGGTGACTCAGACACCCCCCCTCTGACCATGCTGCCCAAGAGTCTGCCCCCCACACAGCTGCTGAGCCTGCCCCCCACACTGCCCACTGCTAAG AAGAAGGGAGTGAAGCGGAAGGCGGACACCACCACTCCCTCCAACATGATGACCATGCCCCTGGCTGTAGGAGGGGGTCGGATCGTGGGCCTGGGGAAAGGAGGCCACGGGCAAGGCCTGAGCCAtgacccctccaccctctccctcacctccctgGGGGACATGGACCCCCCTCCCAGCCTGGTTAGAGGACCCATGGGCCCAGGGGGCCCCGTTctgctccagcccatgatggctgGAGGCGGGAAGACCCTGGCTCGGCGCGGTGGCAGTGGACGCCCCATCAAGCCCCCCAAGAAAGACCTGCCGGACTCTGTGCAGCCAAAGGCGCCACGGCGGGCCAAGCTGAGTCAACAGCTGCGTTACTGTAGCAGCGTGCTGAAGGATTTGCTGTCCAAGAAACACGCGGCCTACGCCTGGCCCTTCTACAAGCCCGTGGACGCCTCGGCCCTGGGCCTGCACGACTACCACGACATCATCAAGTGCCCCATGGACCTCAGCAACATCAAG AGGAGGATGGACAGTCGGGAGTACAGGGATTCGCAGCAGTTTTCCGCTGACGTCCGACTCATGTTCTCCAACTGCTACAAATACAACCCCCCCGACCATGACGTAGTGGGCATGGCCCGCAAGCTGCAG GACGTGTTTGAGTTCCGCTTCGCCAAGATGCCCGACGAGCCCCTCCAGCAGGCTCCTCCCAAGTCCCGAGGCATGGGCGGTGGCATGGGCACTCACGCTCACGGCGGCGGTGACTCCTCGTCTTCATCGtcatcgtcctcctcctcctcctcgtcggaGAGCGAGCccagcagcgagagcgagagcAGCTCGGACAGCGAGGAGGAGCGAGCACACCGCCTGGCCGAGTTACAGGACCAG CTCCGAGCCGTACACGAGCAGCTGGCAGCCCTCTCCCAGGGCCCAATTGTCAAgaacaagaagagagagaagaaagacaagaaggagaaaaagaagaagaagaagaagccggAGAAGCGAAGCCGAGGACGGCCCAGCACGGCGGTAGGCTGTGAGGACTGGGAGATGCCGACGACCAAGCCGGTGAGGACTCCGAAGAGTAAATCCAGTAGCAGGAGCTCAGCTCCCGCCTCCTCACAGGGCAAGAGAGGCCCTGGCAAGAAGAAGGGCAGCAA CTTCCCTCTCCCTAGAAACACCAAGAAGTCCCAGGCTGCTACCATGCCCTACTACGCCCCACCTGCATTCTCCATGCTGCCCCACTATGactccgaggaggaggaggagacgtcTCCCATGTCGTACGACGAGAAGCGCCAGCTGAGCCTGGACATCAACAAGCTTCCCGGCGAAAAGCTGGGCCGCGTCGTCCACATCATCCAGTCCCGCGAGCCCTCGCTGCGCGACACCAACCCCGAGGAGATCGAGATCGACTTTGAGACGCTCAAGCCGTCGACGCTGCGCGAGCTGGAGCGCTACGTCATGACGTGCCTGAGGAAGAAGCCCCGTAAGCCCTATG TGAAGAAAGGGGGCCCCGGCAAGTCCAGAGAGG
- the LOC109908901 gene encoding bromodomain-containing protein 2 isoform X7 has product METAVNPPLDSSLGVVGLSGGGMEHHASGQGKRMRKPSLLYEGFESPQLPYAPPPPPVQPPVRDPGRQGCMTNQLQFLQKAMIKSLWRHHFAWPFHEPVDAFRLNLPDYHKIIKQPMDMGTIKKRLENNYYRSASECMQDFNTMFTNCYIYNKPTDDIVLMAQSLEKVFLQKVAQMPQVEIELPPPAPRGKPGKPGKGGRKSNASKAHQVPAVSQSAYSSSDTGDSDTPPLTMLPKSLPPTQLLSLPPTLPTAKKKGVKRKADTTTPSNMMTMPLAVGGGRIVGLGKGGHGQGLSHDPSTLSLTSLGDMDPPPSLVRGPMGPGGPVLLQPMMAGGGKTLARRGGSGRPIKPPKKDLPDSVQPKAPRRAKLSQQLRYCSSVLKDLLSKKHAAYAWPFYKPVDASALGLHDYHDIIKCPMDLSNIKRRMDSREYRDSQQFSADVRLMFSNCYKYNPPDHDVVGMARKLQDVFEFRFAKMPDEPLQQAPPKSRGMGGGMGTHAHGGGDSSSSSSSSSSSSSSESEPSSESESSSDSEEERAHRLAELQDQLRAVHEQLAALSQGPIVKNKKREKKDKKEKKKKKKKPEKRSRGRPSTAVGCEDWEMPTTKPVRTPKSKSSSRSSAPASSQGKRGPGKKKGSKNTKKSQAATMPYYAPPAFSMLPHYDSEEEEETSPMSYDEKRQLSLDINKLPGEKLGRVVHIIQSREPSLRDTNPEEIEIDFETLKPSTLRELERYVMTCLRKKPRKPYVKKGGPGKSREELALEKKSELERRLQDVSGQLNSGKKPQKPKAEKLSGVEPHAQPSRLSGSSSSSDSSSSSSSSSSDTSESDSG; this is encoded by the exons ATGGAAACGGCCGTTAACCCGCCCCTTGACAG CTCTCTGGGAGTGGTGGGGCTGTCTGGCGGCGGGATGGAGCACCATGCCTCGGGCCAAGGCAAGCGCATGCGGAAGCCCTCGCTGCTGTATGAAGGCTTTGAGAGCCCCCAGCTGCCGTACGCGCCGCCTCCTCCCCCGGTCCAGCCCCCCGTCAGGGACCCAGGCCGGCAGGGCTGCATGACCAACCAGCTGCAGTTCCTCCAGAAGGCTATGATCAAGTCCCTGTGGAGGCACCATTTTGCCTGGCCATTCCATGAGCCAGTGGATGCCTTCAGACTCAACCTCCCA GATTATCACAAGATCATCAAGCAGCCCATGGACATGGGAACCATCAAGAAGCGGCTGGAGAACAACTACTATCGCAGCGCCAGTGAGTGCATGCAGGACTTCAACACCATGTTCACCAACTGCTACATCTACAACAAG ccCACAGATGACATAGTGCTGATGGCCCAGTCCCTGGAGAAGGTGTTCCTGCAGAAGGTGGCCCAGATGCCCCAGGTAGAGATTGAGCTGCCCCCTCCTGCCCCCAGGGGCAAACCGGGCAAGCCTGGCAAAGGAGGCCGCAAGTCCAACG CGTCAAAAGCTCACCAGGTCCCTGCGGTGTCCCAGTCAGCATACTCCTCCTCTGACACGGGTGACTCAGACACCCCCCCTCTGACCATGCTGCCCAAGAGTCTGCCCCCCACACAGCTGCTGAGCCTGCCCCCCACACTGCCCACTGCTAAG AAGAAGGGAGTGAAGCGGAAGGCGGACACCACCACTCCCTCCAACATGATGACCATGCCCCTGGCTGTAGGAGGGGGTCGGATCGTGGGCCTGGGGAAAGGAGGCCACGGGCAAGGCCTGAGCCAtgacccctccaccctctccctcacctccctgGGGGACATGGACCCCCCTCCCAGCCTGGTTAGAGGACCCATGGGCCCAGGGGGCCCCGTTctgctccagcccatgatggctgGAGGCGGGAAGACCCTGGCTCGGCGCGGTGGCAGTGGACGCCCCATCAAGCCCCCCAAGAAAGACCTGCCGGACTCTGTGCAGCCAAAGGCGCCACGGCGGGCCAAGCTGAGTCAACAGCTGCGTTACTGTAGCAGCGTGCTGAAGGATTTGCTGTCCAAGAAACACGCGGCCTACGCCTGGCCCTTCTACAAGCCCGTGGACGCCTCGGCCCTGGGCCTGCACGACTACCACGACATCATCAAGTGCCCCATGGACCTCAGCAACATCAAG AGGAGGATGGACAGTCGGGAGTACAGGGATTCGCAGCAGTTTTCCGCTGACGTCCGACTCATGTTCTCCAACTGCTACAAATACAACCCCCCCGACCATGACGTAGTGGGCATGGCCCGCAAGCTGCAG GACGTGTTTGAGTTCCGCTTCGCCAAGATGCCCGACGAGCCCCTCCAGCAGGCTCCTCCCAAGTCCCGAGGCATGGGCGGTGGCATGGGCACTCACGCTCACGGCGGCGGTGACTCCTCGTCTTCATCGtcatcgtcctcctcctcctcctcgtcggaGAGCGAGCccagcagcgagagcgagagcAGCTCGGACAGCGAGGAGGAGCGAGCACACCGCCTGGCCGAGTTACAGGACCAG CTCCGAGCCGTACACGAGCAGCTGGCAGCCCTCTCCCAGGGCCCAATTGTCAAgaacaagaagagagagaagaaagacaagaaggagaaaaagaagaagaagaagaagccggAGAAGCGAAGCCGAGGACGGCCCAGCACGGCGGTAGGCTGTGAGGACTGGGAGATGCCGACGACCAAGCCGGTGAGGACTCCGAAGAGTAAATCCAGTAGCAGGAGCTCAGCTCCCGCCTCCTCACAGGGCAAGAGAGGCCCTGGCAAGAAGAAGGGCAGCAA AAACACCAAGAAGTCCCAGGCTGCTACCATGCCCTACTACGCCCCACCTGCATTCTCCATGCTGCCCCACTATGactccgaggaggaggaggagacgtcTCCCATGTCGTACGACGAGAAGCGCCAGCTGAGCCTGGACATCAACAAGCTTCCCGGCGAAAAGCTGGGCCGCGTCGTCCACATCATCCAGTCCCGCGAGCCCTCGCTGCGCGACACCAACCCCGAGGAGATCGAGATCGACTTTGAGACGCTCAAGCCGTCGACGCTGCGCGAGCTGGAGCGCTACGTCATGACGTGCCTGAGGAAGAAGCCCCGTAAGCCCTATG TGAAGAAAGGGGGCCCCGGCAAGTCCAGAGAGG
- the LOC109908901 gene encoding bromodomain-containing protein 2 isoform X4: METAVNPPLDSSSLGVVGLSGGGMEHHASGQGKRMRKPSLLYEGFESPQLPYAPPPPPVQPPVRDPGRQGCMTNQLQFLQKAMIKSLWRHHFAWPFHEPVDAFRLNLPDYHKIIKQPMDMGTIKKRLENNYYRSASECMQDFNTMFTNCYIYNKPTDDIVLMAQSLEKVFLQKVAQMPQVEIELPPPAPRGKPGKPGKGGRKSNASKAHQVPAVSQSAYSSSDTGDSDTPPLTMLPKSLPPTQLLSLPPTLPTAKKKGVKRKADTTTPSNMMTMPLAVGGGRIVGLGKGGHGQGLSHDPSTLSLTSLGDMDPPPSLVRGPMGPGGPVLLQPMMAGGGKTLARRGGSGRPIKPPKKDLPDSVQPKAPRRAKLSQQLRYCSSVLKDLLSKKHAAYAWPFYKPVDASALGLHDYHDIIKCPMDLSNIKRRMDSREYRDSQQFSADVRLMFSNCYKYNPPDHDVVGMARKLQDVFEFRFAKMPDEPLQQAPPKSRGMGGGMGTHAHGGGDSSSSSSSSSSSSSSESEPSSESESSSDSEEERAHRLAELQDQVCTQLRAVHEQLAALSQGPIVKNKKREKKDKKEKKKKKKKPEKRSRGRPSTAVGCEDWEMPTTKPVRTPKSKSSSRSSAPASSQGKRGPGKKKGSKNTKKSQAATMPYYAPPAFSMLPHYDSEEEEETSPMSYDEKRQLSLDINKLPGEKLGRVVHIIQSREPSLRDTNPEEIEIDFETLKPSTLRELERYVMTCLRKKPRKPYVKKGGPGKSREELALEKKSELERRLQDVSGQLNSGKKPQKPKAEKLSGVEPHAQPSRLSGSSSSSDSSSSSSSSSSDTSESDSG, encoded by the exons ATGGAAACGGCCGTTAACCCGCCCCTTGACAG CAGCTCTCTGGGAGTGGTGGGGCTGTCTGGCGGCGGGATGGAGCACCATGCCTCGGGCCAAGGCAAGCGCATGCGGAAGCCCTCGCTGCTGTATGAAGGCTTTGAGAGCCCCCAGCTGCCGTACGCGCCGCCTCCTCCCCCGGTCCAGCCCCCCGTCAGGGACCCAGGCCGGCAGGGCTGCATGACCAACCAGCTGCAGTTCCTCCAGAAGGCTATGATCAAGTCCCTGTGGAGGCACCATTTTGCCTGGCCATTCCATGAGCCAGTGGATGCCTTCAGACTCAACCTCCCA GATTATCACAAGATCATCAAGCAGCCCATGGACATGGGAACCATCAAGAAGCGGCTGGAGAACAACTACTATCGCAGCGCCAGTGAGTGCATGCAGGACTTCAACACCATGTTCACCAACTGCTACATCTACAACAAG ccCACAGATGACATAGTGCTGATGGCCCAGTCCCTGGAGAAGGTGTTCCTGCAGAAGGTGGCCCAGATGCCCCAGGTAGAGATTGAGCTGCCCCCTCCTGCCCCCAGGGGCAAACCGGGCAAGCCTGGCAAAGGAGGCCGCAAGTCCAACG CGTCAAAAGCTCACCAGGTCCCTGCGGTGTCCCAGTCAGCATACTCCTCCTCTGACACGGGTGACTCAGACACCCCCCCTCTGACCATGCTGCCCAAGAGTCTGCCCCCCACACAGCTGCTGAGCCTGCCCCCCACACTGCCCACTGCTAAG AAGAAGGGAGTGAAGCGGAAGGCGGACACCACCACTCCCTCCAACATGATGACCATGCCCCTGGCTGTAGGAGGGGGTCGGATCGTGGGCCTGGGGAAAGGAGGCCACGGGCAAGGCCTGAGCCAtgacccctccaccctctccctcacctccctgGGGGACATGGACCCCCCTCCCAGCCTGGTTAGAGGACCCATGGGCCCAGGGGGCCCCGTTctgctccagcccatgatggctgGAGGCGGGAAGACCCTGGCTCGGCGCGGTGGCAGTGGACGCCCCATCAAGCCCCCCAAGAAAGACCTGCCGGACTCTGTGCAGCCAAAGGCGCCACGGCGGGCCAAGCTGAGTCAACAGCTGCGTTACTGTAGCAGCGTGCTGAAGGATTTGCTGTCCAAGAAACACGCGGCCTACGCCTGGCCCTTCTACAAGCCCGTGGACGCCTCGGCCCTGGGCCTGCACGACTACCACGACATCATCAAGTGCCCCATGGACCTCAGCAACATCAAG AGGAGGATGGACAGTCGGGAGTACAGGGATTCGCAGCAGTTTTCCGCTGACGTCCGACTCATGTTCTCCAACTGCTACAAATACAACCCCCCCGACCATGACGTAGTGGGCATGGCCCGCAAGCTGCAG GACGTGTTTGAGTTCCGCTTCGCCAAGATGCCCGACGAGCCCCTCCAGCAGGCTCCTCCCAAGTCCCGAGGCATGGGCGGTGGCATGGGCACTCACGCTCACGGCGGCGGTGACTCCTCGTCTTCATCGtcatcgtcctcctcctcctcctcgtcggaGAGCGAGCccagcagcgagagcgagagcAGCTCGGACAGCGAGGAGGAGCGAGCACACCGCCTGGCCGAGTTACAGGACCAGGTGTGTACACAG CTCCGAGCCGTACACGAGCAGCTGGCAGCCCTCTCCCAGGGCCCAATTGTCAAgaacaagaagagagagaagaaagacaagaaggagaaaaagaagaagaagaagaagccggAGAAGCGAAGCCGAGGACGGCCCAGCACGGCGGTAGGCTGTGAGGACTGGGAGATGCCGACGACCAAGCCGGTGAGGACTCCGAAGAGTAAATCCAGTAGCAGGAGCTCAGCTCCCGCCTCCTCACAGGGCAAGAGAGGCCCTGGCAAGAAGAAGGGCAGCAA AAACACCAAGAAGTCCCAGGCTGCTACCATGCCCTACTACGCCCCACCTGCATTCTCCATGCTGCCCCACTATGactccgaggaggaggaggagacgtcTCCCATGTCGTACGACGAGAAGCGCCAGCTGAGCCTGGACATCAACAAGCTTCCCGGCGAAAAGCTGGGCCGCGTCGTCCACATCATCCAGTCCCGCGAGCCCTCGCTGCGCGACACCAACCCCGAGGAGATCGAGATCGACTTTGAGACGCTCAAGCCGTCGACGCTGCGCGAGCTGGAGCGCTACGTCATGACGTGCCTGAGGAAGAAGCCCCGTAAGCCCTATG TGAAGAAAGGGGGCCCCGGCAAGTCCAGAGAGG
- the LOC109908901 gene encoding bromodomain-containing protein 2 isoform X1 — protein sequence METAVNPPLDSSSLGVVGLSGGGMEHHASGQGKRMRKPSLLYEGFESPQLPYAPPPPPVQPPVRDPGRQGCMTNQLQFLQKAMIKSLWRHHFAWPFHEPVDAFRLNLPDYHKIIKQPMDMGTIKKRLENNYYRSASECMQDFNTMFTNCYIYNKPTDDIVLMAQSLEKVFLQKVAQMPQVEIELPPPAPRGKPGKPGKGGRKSNASKAHQVPAVSQSAYSSSDTGDSDTPPLTMLPKSLPPTQLLSLPPTLPTAKKKGVKRKADTTTPSNMMTMPLAVGGGRIVGLGKGGHGQGLSHDPSTLSLTSLGDMDPPPSLVRGPMGPGGPVLLQPMMAGGGKTLARRGGSGRPIKPPKKDLPDSVQPKAPRRAKLSQQLRYCSSVLKDLLSKKHAAYAWPFYKPVDASALGLHDYHDIIKCPMDLSNIKRRMDSREYRDSQQFSADVRLMFSNCYKYNPPDHDVVGMARKLQDVFEFRFAKMPDEPLQQAPPKSRGMGGGMGTHAHGGGDSSSSSSSSSSSSSSESEPSSESESSSDSEEERAHRLAELQDQVCTQLRAVHEQLAALSQGPIVKNKKREKKDKKEKKKKKKKPEKRSRGRPSTAVGCEDWEMPTTKPVRTPKSKSSSRSSAPASSQGKRGPGKKKGSNFPLPRNTKKSQAATMPYYAPPAFSMLPHYDSEEEEETSPMSYDEKRQLSLDINKLPGEKLGRVVHIIQSREPSLRDTNPEEIEIDFETLKPSTLRELERYVMTCLRKKPRKPYVKKGGPGKSREELALEKKSELERRLQDVSGQLNSGKKPQKPKAEKLSGVEPHAQPSRLSGSSSSSDSSSSSSSSSSDTSESDSG from the exons ATGGAAACGGCCGTTAACCCGCCCCTTGACAG CAGCTCTCTGGGAGTGGTGGGGCTGTCTGGCGGCGGGATGGAGCACCATGCCTCGGGCCAAGGCAAGCGCATGCGGAAGCCCTCGCTGCTGTATGAAGGCTTTGAGAGCCCCCAGCTGCCGTACGCGCCGCCTCCTCCCCCGGTCCAGCCCCCCGTCAGGGACCCAGGCCGGCAGGGCTGCATGACCAACCAGCTGCAGTTCCTCCAGAAGGCTATGATCAAGTCCCTGTGGAGGCACCATTTTGCCTGGCCATTCCATGAGCCAGTGGATGCCTTCAGACTCAACCTCCCA GATTATCACAAGATCATCAAGCAGCCCATGGACATGGGAACCATCAAGAAGCGGCTGGAGAACAACTACTATCGCAGCGCCAGTGAGTGCATGCAGGACTTCAACACCATGTTCACCAACTGCTACATCTACAACAAG ccCACAGATGACATAGTGCTGATGGCCCAGTCCCTGGAGAAGGTGTTCCTGCAGAAGGTGGCCCAGATGCCCCAGGTAGAGATTGAGCTGCCCCCTCCTGCCCCCAGGGGCAAACCGGGCAAGCCTGGCAAAGGAGGCCGCAAGTCCAACG CGTCAAAAGCTCACCAGGTCCCTGCGGTGTCCCAGTCAGCATACTCCTCCTCTGACACGGGTGACTCAGACACCCCCCCTCTGACCATGCTGCCCAAGAGTCTGCCCCCCACACAGCTGCTGAGCCTGCCCCCCACACTGCCCACTGCTAAG AAGAAGGGAGTGAAGCGGAAGGCGGACACCACCACTCCCTCCAACATGATGACCATGCCCCTGGCTGTAGGAGGGGGTCGGATCGTGGGCCTGGGGAAAGGAGGCCACGGGCAAGGCCTGAGCCAtgacccctccaccctctccctcacctccctgGGGGACATGGACCCCCCTCCCAGCCTGGTTAGAGGACCCATGGGCCCAGGGGGCCCCGTTctgctccagcccatgatggctgGAGGCGGGAAGACCCTGGCTCGGCGCGGTGGCAGTGGACGCCCCATCAAGCCCCCCAAGAAAGACCTGCCGGACTCTGTGCAGCCAAAGGCGCCACGGCGGGCCAAGCTGAGTCAACAGCTGCGTTACTGTAGCAGCGTGCTGAAGGATTTGCTGTCCAAGAAACACGCGGCCTACGCCTGGCCCTTCTACAAGCCCGTGGACGCCTCGGCCCTGGGCCTGCACGACTACCACGACATCATCAAGTGCCCCATGGACCTCAGCAACATCAAG AGGAGGATGGACAGTCGGGAGTACAGGGATTCGCAGCAGTTTTCCGCTGACGTCCGACTCATGTTCTCCAACTGCTACAAATACAACCCCCCCGACCATGACGTAGTGGGCATGGCCCGCAAGCTGCAG GACGTGTTTGAGTTCCGCTTCGCCAAGATGCCCGACGAGCCCCTCCAGCAGGCTCCTCCCAAGTCCCGAGGCATGGGCGGTGGCATGGGCACTCACGCTCACGGCGGCGGTGACTCCTCGTCTTCATCGtcatcgtcctcctcctcctcctcgtcggaGAGCGAGCccagcagcgagagcgagagcAGCTCGGACAGCGAGGAGGAGCGAGCACACCGCCTGGCCGAGTTACAGGACCAGGTGTGTACACAG CTCCGAGCCGTACACGAGCAGCTGGCAGCCCTCTCCCAGGGCCCAATTGTCAAgaacaagaagagagagaagaaagacaagaaggagaaaaagaagaagaagaagaagccggAGAAGCGAAGCCGAGGACGGCCCAGCACGGCGGTAGGCTGTGAGGACTGGGAGATGCCGACGACCAAGCCGGTGAGGACTCCGAAGAGTAAATCCAGTAGCAGGAGCTCAGCTCCCGCCTCCTCACAGGGCAAGAGAGGCCCTGGCAAGAAGAAGGGCAGCAA CTTCCCTCTCCCTAGAAACACCAAGAAGTCCCAGGCTGCTACCATGCCCTACTACGCCCCACCTGCATTCTCCATGCTGCCCCACTATGactccgaggaggaggaggagacgtcTCCCATGTCGTACGACGAGAAGCGCCAGCTGAGCCTGGACATCAACAAGCTTCCCGGCGAAAAGCTGGGCCGCGTCGTCCACATCATCCAGTCCCGCGAGCCCTCGCTGCGCGACACCAACCCCGAGGAGATCGAGATCGACTTTGAGACGCTCAAGCCGTCGACGCTGCGCGAGCTGGAGCGCTACGTCATGACGTGCCTGAGGAAGAAGCCCCGTAAGCCCTATG TGAAGAAAGGGGGCCCCGGCAAGTCCAGAGAGG